One Synechococcus sp. Nb3U1 genomic window, CAAGCGATCCGCCCGTTCTCGCTCTTGTTCTGCTCGTTGCCGCTCTTGTTCCGCCTGTTGTCGGGCCTGTGTCGCTTGCTCTAGGGCTTCTGAGAAGTTGATAAACGGTTGCCCATCAGGATAGGTGAGCTGAAGTTCGCCATCGACCAAATCGAAAAAGATACCCAAGTAAGGGCTACGCCATCCCTGCATGGGCTGGATCTCTACTAAATTCTCTCCCTGGCGGATAAAGCCTTCTAACGTGCCCTGGTCTGGATCGTAGATGTAATACTCTTCTACCCCGTAGCGTTCGTAGAAGCGCAGCTTTTCCAGCATTTGGCTGAAACGATTGCCGGGGGAGAGAATCTCAAAGACTACCTGAGGAGGGATCCCTTCTTCTCGCCACTGCAAGTAAGAACCGCGATCCCCTTTCGGGCGCCCAAACACCACCATCACATCCGGCGCCATGCGAATGTTGGGATCCCCTTTGACGGGGTACCAAAGCAAATCCCCTGCAACAAAAACATCAGGGCGATGGCGCATCCAATAGTCAATTCCTTCTTTAACCCGGACAATCCAACGGAATTGCTTGGTGTTATCGGCCATCGGTTGACCGTCGCTTTCGGGGTAAAGAATACCGTCATCTATGGCACGAGGAAGCTGCTGTACCATCTGAGGCTATCGGAAGTGGCTTGTTTGCAGTATGGCAAAGCAGAGTCCCTTCTGACAGAGGGCAAGCGATTGCACCCTAGGGTGAATGTCAAAATGGGTGGGTGGAGGATGAGGCTCTCTAACCGATGTTGACCTACCATCATCTGCACACTGCCCTTTGGGTTACGGATTTGGCCAGGGCAGAACATTTTTACGGCACGGTGCTCGGGATTCCGAAAGCGGAGCGTTTACCCTTTGATTTTCCAGGAGCTTGGTATCAGGTGGGTGCCTCGCAAATTCATTTGATTGTGGCAGAGGATCCCATGAATCAAGGTCATACAGCCGCAAAGTGGGGGCGTAATCCCCATCTGGCTTTGGGGGTAGATAATCTGGATGTGGTGAAAACTCGCCTTGTGCAATTAGGCTATGAAGTCCAGATGAGTGCTTCTGGTCGGGCGGCTTTGTTTGTACGGGATCCGGATGGAAATGTGATAGAGCTAAGCTCCGCTAACGCGAAAGAGCTAAGCTCCGCTAACGCGAAAGAGCTAAGCTCCGCTAACGCGAAAGAGCTAAGCTCCGCTAACGCGAAAGAGCTAAGCTCCGCTAACGCGAAAGAGCTAAGCTCCGCTAACGCGAAAGAGCTAAGCTCCGCTAACGCGAAAGAGCTAAGCTCCGCTAACGCGAAAGAGCTAAGCTCCGCTAACGCGAAAGAGCTAAGCTCCGCTAACGCGAAAGAGCTAAGCTCCGCTAACGCGAAAGAGCTAAGCTCCGCTAACGCGAAAGAGCTATGAGCCACCCTTTCTGGAGGCATTCCATTCCAAAGACACAGGAAGAAGGTGTCTCTTCATCCAGAATTGATCCTGCCACCGAATTGGTCAGTTCTGAGCAGATGCGGCAAGTGGAGGAGCGCCTTTTTGCTGCCGGGATGCCCGTTGCGGCTCTGATGGAAAAGGTGGGGCTGGCGATTTTCGCCCAATTACAAAGGGATTTTCCGCAGGCCCATCGGGTTGGGATCCTCTGTGGGACGGGGCACAACGGCGGCGATGGGTTGGTGGTGGGTCGGGAACTGCTACTGTCCCAAAAAACTGTAAAAGTTTGGCTGGGCAAGCCGGATCTGAAGCCACTGACGGCAGATCATGCCCGCTACCTCAAGGCTTTGGGGGCCGAGTTTGTCACAGATATTGGGGAGTTGGCAGATTGTGACTTGCTCATCGATGCTCTTTTCGGGATTGGTCTGAATCGGCAGTTGGCGGATCCCTGGGTGGGGGCGGTGGGGTGGGCTAACTCCAGCGGGATCCCGATTCTTAGCCTCGACTTGCCTTCGGGCCTTAACGATCAAACGGGGCAGATCTGGGGCTGCTGTACACGGGCAACTCGCACCTATGCTCTGGGCCTGTGGAAGCGCGGGTTATGGCAGGAGGCAGCTTTGCCTTGGGTGGGGCAGTTGCATCGCATCGAGTTTGGCATCCCGGGCTGGGCCTTGATAAAGCCAGAGGGATCCCCGAATATCCCCCAGTTGTTGCTGCAGCCTTGGTCTCACTTCCCGCCGGCTCCCCCTCTGGATACCCACAAATATCGCCAGGGATCCCTGTTGATCGTGGCCGGTTCGGCGGCCTATGCGGGGGCATCTGTGTTGGCGGGGTTGGGGGCGCGCGGGAGTGGGGCGGGAATGGTGACAATGGCGGTGCCAACTGAGTTGAAACCCCTGATCCATACTGTTTTGCCGGAGGTTTTGGTGCATGCCTGGGAAGGGATCCCCTCTTTGCCGCCGGTCTCAGAAAAGCCCTTTCAGGCGGTGGCACTGGGGCCAGGTTTGGGAGAAACCCGTTTGCCTCTGCTGGATGTCCTATTGCGGGATTGGACGGGGATCCCGTGGGTGGTCGATGCAGATGGGCTGAATGGATTGGCGCAGCTAGGGGTGGATCACTTGCGACAGCATCGGATTCAGGCAATTTTGACTCCTCACCTGGGGGAGTTTCGACGCCTGTTTCCAGGGATCCCCTTAGACGATCGGATTGAGGCAGCTCAAAGGGCGGCGACCCGAAGTGGGGCAGTGGTGGTGTTGAAGGGATCCCGAACGGTGATCGCGGCCCCTAGTGGCCGGTGTTGGCTCAATCCGGCCAGTACCCCGGCTTTGGCCCGTGGTGGCAGTGGTGATGTGTTGACGGGGTTAATCGGGGGGTTGTTGGCCCGCTGGGGTGGACAGGGATCGCTCATAGACGAATCGATCCTGCTCAGTTGTGCTTGCGCGGGAGTGTGGTGGCATGGCCAGACGGCTTTACAACTGGTGGAAGAACGCGGTCTAACGGGGGTAGATCCAGCTCGGTTAGCGGAGCATTTGCCCCAGGCGCTGCAAACTCTCCAACAGGAGCAAGCAGGTTAGTTGTCCATGCCGTGTCGCAGGCGGGTAAAGACCCGAAGCATAGCCCAAACCCCCCTGCTTTCTTCCACCCACCCTCCACCCGGTCAAGGGCACAGGAATAGCACTCCATTTCACACAAGTTCACACAAGGACGATATCCTGCGAACGGGAAGGAGTGACCTGTCGGCTGAGCGGGCCCAATCGCTGCCGATAACTAGGGAGTGGCCACCGAGACGGGGCGATTTTGCAGAAAGGATCCCCGCAGTTGGCCACAGGCGGCATTGCCATCTAAGCCCCGGGTTTGGCGCACACTGGCCCGCACATGGTGTTGCTCTAGCTGTCGGACAAACTCTTCGACCCGTGTCGGGTGAGGGCGTTGATAGTCGGCCTCGGAGATGGGGTTGTAAGGGATCAAGTTCACATGCAGCTGTACCCCTGACTGACTGGCGCTGCGCAACAGTTCCGCCAATTGCCGGGCATGGACTGGCAGATCATTAACCCCCCCCAGCAAGGTGTACTCAAAACTCACCCGCCGCCGGCTGCTGAGCATATAGTCTCGGCAATCCTGGATTAAAGACTCCAATGGATAGTGGACTGCCGACGGGATCAACTGTTGCCGCAGATCCTGGTTAGGGGCATGGAGACTGACGGCCAAGGTGATGTGCAAATCTTGCTGGGCTAGCCAGGGAATTTGGCGGGGAACACCGACGGTAGATAGGGTGATGTGCCGCTGGCCGATGCCCATATCTTGGTTAAGACTGCGAATAGCTTGCACGACCGTATCGCGGTTGAGCAGAGGTTCTCCCATGCCCATAAACACAATATGGCTAACGCGGCGGCCAAAATCCTCCTGCACCGTCAAAACCTGATCCAAAATTTCATGCAGCTCCAGGTTGCGACGATAACCCATTTTGCCTGTGGCACAGAAGTTGCAGGCCATGGGGCAGCCCACCTGAGAGGAGACACACACCGTCAGACGCTTGCTGGTCGGGATCCCCACCGTTTCGATCAACTGCCCATCCCTCAACCCCAGCAGATATTTCACCGTGCCATCTCGGGCTTCCGTCCGTTGCACCATCTGGGATCGCCCCACCGGGTAGTTCTGCAGCTTCTCCCGCCACCCTTTGGGAAACACCGTCACCTGCTCCAGAGAGCGGATCCCTTTTTGGTAAACCCAGTCGTGGAGTTGTTGCCCACGATAGGCAGGTTGACCTTGGGCAATGGCCCAGTCTTTTAGTGTGGATAAAGATTGCCCAAGCAGGGGAATGGATGGGGCGGACATAAATCTCAAACGACTCTCAAGCGAGATCAGAGGTATGGTGGCTTGGCTTCTCCACTCTAGCCCCTTTCCTCAACCCAACCCCGAAGCCATGTTTGACCAAAAAGGGAAGAATCCCCCAGCTTCTCTCTCTTCCTCCGCTCAAAGCGGGATGGCCAAAGACTATCTCTCCCTCTTGTTGGCCTGATGAGTATGCGATGAGTATACGTTTGCCCTGTCCCATACTCCATTCGGCTTGACAAGCTCCCAGCCGAAGATGACATTGGAAATCTATCAGAAATCTGCCTGGGGTCTAGAGGAGAGGGGGAGGATGAGCGAGAGGACGTTATTCGATAAGGTGTGGGATGCCCATACGGTGCGCATTTTGCCCTCCGGGCAGACACAACTGTTCATCGGCCTGCACCTAATCCACGAAGTCACCAGTCCTCAAGCTTTTGCCATGCTGCGGGAACGCCATCTGCCCGTTCTCTTCCCGGAGCGTACCGTCGCCACCGTCGATCACATCATTCCCACCGAGAATGTGGCCCGTCCTTTTGCGGATCCCTTGGCAGAAGCGATGATTCAGGAGTTGGAGCGCAACTGTCAGGACTACGGCATTCGCTTCTACAACAGCGGCTCCGGTAGACAAGGGGTCGTCCACGTTATTGCCCCGGAGCAAGGCCTGACACAACCGGGGATGACCATTGCCTGTGGGGACAGCCATACTTCTACCCACGGAGCCTTTGGCGCGATTGCTTTTGGCATTGGCACCAGCCAGGTACGGGATGTGTTGGCCAGCCAAACCCTTACTCTGTCTAAGTTGAAGGTGCGCCGCATTGAGGTGAACGGTCGCCTCGGCCCTGGGGTTTACGCCAAAGATGTGATCTTGCATATCATCCGCAAGTTGGGGGTCAAGGGCGGCGTCGGCTATGCCTACGAGTATGGGGGCAGCGCCATTGAGCAGATGAACATGGAAGAGCGCATGACCCTCTGCAATATGTCGATTGAGGGGGGGGCTCGCTGTGGCTATGTCAACCCGGATGCAGTGACTTTTGAGTATTTACAGGGACGAGACTTTGCCCCTCAGGGCGCTGCTTGGGAGGAGGCAGTAGCTTGGTGGCAGGGTCTGGCTAGCGATAGCGATGCTGTGTATGATGACCGGGTGGTCTTTGACGCTGCCGATATTGCTCCAACGGTCACCTGGGGGATTACCCCCGGCCAGGGGATCGGGGTGGATGAGCGGATCCCTGCGCCGGAGAAGCTGTCGGAAAGTGAGCGGGTTTTGGCCCAAGAAGCCTATGCCTACATGGATCTAGAACCCGGCCAGCCGATTTTGGGTACGCCGGTGGATGTGTGCTTCATCGGCAGTTGTACCAATGGCCGCTTGAGTGACCTGCGGGAGGCCGCCAAGATCGCCAAAGGTCGGCAGGTGGCAGCGGGGGTGAAGGCTTTTGTGGTGCCCGGGTCGGAACGGGTAAAGCAGCAGGCGGAGCA contains:
- a CDS encoding NAD(P)H-hydrate dehydratase, whose protein sequence is MPVAALMEKVGLAIFAQLQRDFPQAHRVGILCGTGHNGGDGLVVGRELLLSQKTVKVWLGKPDLKPLTADHARYLKALGAEFVTDIGELADCDLLIDALFGIGLNRQLADPWVGAVGWANSSGIPILSLDLPSGLNDQTGQIWGCCTRATRTYALGLWKRGLWQEAALPWVGQLHRIEFGIPGWALIKPEGSPNIPQLLLQPWSHFPPAPPLDTHKYRQGSLLIVAGSAAYAGASVLAGLGARGSGAGMVTMAVPTELKPLIHTVLPEVLVHAWEGIPSLPPVSEKPFQAVALGPGLGETRLPLLDVLLRDWTGIPWVVDADGLNGLAQLGVDHLRQHRIQAILTPHLGEFRRLFPGIPLDDRIEAAQRAATRSGAVVVLKGSRTVIAAPSGRCWLNPASTPALARGGSGDVLTGLIGGLLARWGGQGSLIDESILLSCACAGVWWHGQTALQLVEERGLTGVDPARLAEHLPQALQTLQQEQAG
- a CDS encoding VOC family protein, giving the protein MLTYHHLHTALWVTDLARAEHFYGTVLGIPKAERLPFDFPGAWYQVGASQIHLIVAEDPMNQGHTAAKWGRNPHLALGVDNLDVVKTRLVQLGYEVQMSASGRAALFVRDPDGNVIELSSANAKELSSANAKELSSANAKELSSANAKELSSANAKELSSANAKELSSANAKELSSANAKELSSANAKELSSANAKELSSANAKELSSANAKEL
- a CDS encoding Uma2 family endonuclease; protein product: MVQQLPRAIDDGILYPESDGQPMADNTKQFRWIVRVKEGIDYWMRHRPDVFVAGDLLWYPVKGDPNIRMAPDVMVVFGRPKGDRGSYLQWREEGIPPQVVFEILSPGNRFSQMLEKLRFYERYGVEEYYIYDPDQGTLEGFIRQGENLVEIQPMQGWRSPYLGIFFDLVDGELQLTYPDGQPFINFSEALEQATQARQQAEQERQRAEQERERADRLAERLRQMGLDPDGL
- the leuC gene encoding 3-isopropylmalate dehydratase large subunit, with protein sequence MSERTLFDKVWDAHTVRILPSGQTQLFIGLHLIHEVTSPQAFAMLRERHLPVLFPERTVATVDHIIPTENVARPFADPLAEAMIQELERNCQDYGIRFYNSGSGRQGVVHVIAPEQGLTQPGMTIACGDSHTSTHGAFGAIAFGIGTSQVRDVLASQTLTLSKLKVRRIEVNGRLGPGVYAKDVILHIIRKLGVKGGVGYAYEYGGSAIEQMNMEERMTLCNMSIEGGARCGYVNPDAVTFEYLQGRDFAPQGAAWEEAVAWWQGLASDSDAVYDDRVVFDAADIAPTVTWGITPGQGIGVDERIPAPEKLSESERVLAQEAYAYMDLEPGQPILGTPVDVCFIGSCTNGRLSDLREAAKIAKGRQVAAGVKAFVVPGSERVKQQAEQEGLQEIFEAAGFEWRDPGCSMCLAMNPDKLVGRQLSASSSNRNFKGRQGSASGRTLLMSPAMVAAAAVSGKIVDVRTLL
- the rlmN gene encoding 23S rRNA (adenine(2503)-C(2))-methyltransferase RlmN, whose protein sequence is MSAPSIPLLGQSLSTLKDWAIAQGQPAYRGQQLHDWVYQKGIRSLEQVTVFPKGWREKLQNYPVGRSQMVQRTEARDGTVKYLLGLRDGQLIETVGIPTSKRLTVCVSSQVGCPMACNFCATGKMGYRRNLELHEILDQVLTVQEDFGRRVSHIVFMGMGEPLLNRDTVVQAIRSLNQDMGIGQRHITLSTVGVPRQIPWLAQQDLHITLAVSLHAPNQDLRQQLIPSAVHYPLESLIQDCRDYMLSSRRRVSFEYTLLGGVNDLPVHARQLAELLRSASQSGVQLHVNLIPYNPISEADYQRPHPTRVEEFVRQLEQHHVRASVRQTRGLDGNAACGQLRGSFLQNRPVSVATP